The Deltaproteobacteria bacterium genome includes a region encoding these proteins:
- a CDS encoding nitronate monooxygenase family protein, translating to MAKLNTPLCDLLGIEHPVIQAGMGWDSRGSTTPPKLVAAVSEAGGLGVIGGSPLKPEFIRERIRAVRERTDRPFGVDITLPRLAQTPYADVGNVREFLERTHPDHVRFVRDAIEEFGLETQGPDPWSKVKTPDMVQRQLDVILQEGVRVLAVGLGDTAEVVPLAHERGMKVLALCGNVKQAVGHAANGVDAVIAQGYEAGGHTGRIANFPLIPQVVDAVSPTPVVVAGGIADGRGLAAALSLGAVGVWCGTVFLASAESEIHADYKTQLIQGRTEDFVLDRFPSGKPSRHYRSPVIRKWEESGLTPLEMPFQGVLNDQFRVAAEQGSRVDVMSVPGGQIAGLLGEKDVRPAAEIIEAMVRQAAEVLKAGAGLAAAD from the coding sequence ATGGCGAAGTTGAACACCCCCTTGTGCGATCTGCTCGGCATCGAGCACCCCGTCATCCAGGCGGGCATGGGCTGGGACAGCCGCGGCTCCACCACGCCGCCGAAGCTGGTGGCGGCGGTTTCCGAAGCGGGCGGGCTCGGGGTCATCGGCGGGAGCCCGCTCAAGCCTGAGTTCATTCGCGAGCGCATCCGCGCCGTCCGGGAACGGACGGACCGTCCCTTCGGCGTGGACATCACGCTGCCGCGGCTGGCGCAGACGCCCTACGCGGACGTCGGAAACGTGCGCGAGTTCCTGGAACGCACGCATCCCGACCACGTGCGCTTCGTGCGCGACGCCATCGAGGAGTTCGGGCTCGAGACCCAAGGCCCGGACCCCTGGTCCAAGGTCAAGACCCCGGACATGGTGCAGCGGCAGTTGGACGTGATCCTGCAGGAGGGCGTGCGGGTGCTGGCCGTGGGCCTGGGAGATACCGCGGAGGTGGTGCCGCTGGCCCACGAGCGCGGCATGAAGGTGCTGGCGCTGTGCGGCAACGTCAAGCAGGCGGTGGGGCACGCGGCCAACGGCGTCGACGCGGTCATCGCGCAGGGCTACGAGGCCGGCGGGCACACCGGGCGGATCGCCAACTTCCCGCTGATACCCCAGGTCGTGGACGCGGTCAGCCCCACGCCGGTGGTCGTGGCCGGGGGCATCGCCGACGGGCGCGGTCTGGCCGCGGCGCTCAGCCTGGGAGCGGTGGGGGTGTGGTGCGGCACGGTCTTCCTGGCCAGCGCGGAGAGCGAGATCCACGCCGACTACAAGACCCAACTCATCCAGGGCCGCACCGAGGACTTCGTGCTCGATCGCTTTCCCAGCGGCAAGCCCAGCCGCCACTACCGCAGTCCCGTGATCCGCAAGTGGGAAGAATCGGGCTTGACACCCCTGGAGATGCCGTTCCAGGGGGTGCTCAACGACCAGTTCCGGGTGGCCGCGGAGCAGGGCAGCCGGGTGGACGTGATGAGCGTGCCGGGTGGACAGATCGCCGGGCTGCTCGGAGAGAAGGACGTGCGCCCGGCCGCCGAGATCATCGAGGCCATGGTGCGGCAGGCAGCCGAGGTGCTGAAGGCCGGCGCCGGTCTGGCCGCGGCTGATTGA